Proteins encoded by one window of Torulaspora delbrueckii CBS 1146 chromosome 2, complete genome:
- the TDEL0B02240 gene encoding uncharacterized protein has translation MTSLIPIASPGLSANTERAYTEIKKDHIYQDSVEQEKGEFVDEFGREILANESEKFGHKLPLQAYTYYADIQREYERSNDQDGLYAAQREQIYTDSFSNLSHSKLDSQRLLRITKAYSVFFLITTDILGPSNAPYAVAQMGWVPGVILYVLFGVVAAFGGWLLNYCFCKVDSNNYPIRTYSDLAGRVVAPWFRYPFAILQFIQMILNCGAILLSTAQAVSQMLIVNKGRDPFCFTVDILVWALLCMILGQIRSLGRFAHIANTAVWMNIAVCIITMVGVAVGGPYYGIFQQYGQGPPYFQSGTFNPLPITQHAITPGTISDKIAGMNNMVFAWGGATIFCEVMAEMKRPMDFWKGMLCAQSLIMVVYLFYGLFVYAYNGQFSYVNANQAIGSKGLQNAGNVLTIITGIIATVLYGNIGIKVLYQGFLITDFNFPSLSSRKGAVAWGGFVIIFWAIAYILGTAIPSVSAIVGIIGSFCILNFSYTFPFLFCFCLLCRQDAALNDTFDQKTLSVEKADSYWRNWSRWKRSIGHGGTFRVTLKVSLLLLFLASLATCGLCSYSAITGAIEVYQTNTAQPFTCNSPVG, from the coding sequence ATGACGTCACTCATCCCAATCGCTAGTCCTGGTTTATCTGCGAATACCGAAAGGGCTTACACCGaaataaagaaagatcatATATACCAGGACAGTGTGGAGCAAGAGAAAGGAGAATTTGTCGATGAGTTTGGCCGTGAGATTCTCGCCAATGAGAGCGAGAAGTTCGGACACAAGTTACCACTGCAGGCTTACACCTACTACGCTGATATTCAGCGTGAGTATGAGAGATCGAATGACCAGGATGGTCTTTACGCTGCTCAAAGGGAGCAAATCTATACGGATTCTTTCAGCAATCTCTCACACTCGAAGCTAGATTCGCAGCGATTGTTGCGTATAACGAAGGCCTATtcggttttcttcttgatcacCACAGATATTCTGGGTCCATCCAATGCTCCTTATGCCGTCGCCCAGATGGGTTGGGTGCCTGGTGTTATCCTTTACGTTTTATTTGGTGTCGTGGCTGCGTTTGGTGGATGGTTGCTCAACTACTGTTTTTGCAAAGTTGACTCAAACAATTATCCGATTCGTACTTACTCTGACCTAGCTGGGCGTGTTGTTGCGCCTTGGTTTCGGTATCCATTCGCTATTCTTCAGTTTATTCAAATGATATTGAATTGCGGAGCAATTCTGTTATCGACGGCTCAAGCAGTGTCACAGATGTTGATCGTCAACAAGGGTAGAGATCCTTTTTGCTTCACCGTTGACATTCTGGTGTGGGCTCTTCTTTGTATGATCCTTGGTCAGATTCGTTCTCTTGGGAGATTTGCGCATATTGCGAACACTGCAGTGTGGATGAACATCGCAGTCTGTATTATCACAATGGTAGGTGTTGCCGTTGGGGGTCCTTACTACGGTATCTTTCAACAGTATGGACAGGGACCTCCTTATTTCCAGTCGGGAACTTTCAACCCATTGCCAATCACACAACACGCTATCACGCCTGGTACTATTAGTGATAAAATTGCCGGTATGAACAACATGGTCTTTGCTTGGGGTGGTGCCACAATTTTCTGCGAAGTGATGGCAGAAATGAAACGTCCAATGGACTTTTGGAAAGGTATGCTATGTGCGCAATCTCTTATCATGGTGGTCTATCTTTTCTATGGGCTATTCGTGTACGCATACAATGGGCAGTTCAGTTATGTGAATGCAAATCAAGCTATTGGCTCCAAAGGGCTGCAGAATGCTGGTAATGTGTTAACCATTATAACAGGTATCATCGCCACCGTGTTATATGGTAATATTGGTATTAAAGTTCTGTATCAAGGTTTCCTGATAACCGATTTTAATTTCCCTAGCCTCAGCTCACGCAAAGGTGCAGTCGCATGGGGAGGCTTTGTGATTATATTCTGGGCAATTGCGTATATTCTTGGTACGGCTATTCCATCTGTCAGCGCTATTGTTGGGATCATTGGTTCTTTCTGCATTCTGAATTTCTCATACACATTCCCATTTCtcttctgcttctgcttATTATGCCGTCAAGATGCTGCATTGAACGACACCTTCGATCAAAAGACTTTAAGTGTCGAAAAGGCAGACTCGTATTGGCGCAATTGGTCCCGTTGGAAGCGCTCTATAGGGCATGGTGGTACTTTTCGTGTCACGCTTAAAGTTTCGCTGTTACTTCTTTTCCTTGCCTCACTTGCAACTTGTGGCCTATGTTCTTATTCGGCAATTACAGGAGCTATCGAAGTTTATCAAACCAATACTGCGCAACCATTTACCTGCAATTCACCTGTCGGCTAA